The Pedobacter cryoconitis genome includes a window with the following:
- the groES gene encoding co-chaperone GroES produces the protein MALNIKPIADRVVVEAAPAEEKTASGIYIPDTAKEKPQQGTVVAVGPGKYAELTGNLVPLSVKVGDVVLYGKYGGTEITFEGKEYLIMRETDLYAVL, from the coding sequence ATGGCTTTAAACATTAAACCCATTGCAGATAGAGTAGTTGTTGAAGCTGCTCCTGCCGAAGAAAAAACTGCTTCGGGTATTTATATCCCGGATACAGCTAAAGAAAAACCTCAGCAAGGAACAGTAGTTGCAGTTGGCCCGGGTAAATATGCCGAGTTAACAGGAAACTTAGTACCATTGAGCGTTAAAGTTGGTGATGTAGTTTTATATGGCAAATACGGAGGTACTGAAATTACTTTTGAAGGTAAAGAGTATCTTATTATGCGTGAAACTGATCTTTACGCAGTTCTTTAG
- a CDS encoding LptE family protein: protein MKRICLLLLLPLATLVNSCSVKLNGASIPAEMKTVAVSYFENNAPLVIPTLSADFTEALKLRIRNQTRLVVTQSNADAVFEGRITGYDIRPIALQNNNAPSAGGNRLTIKVSVKYTNNLNPKQSFEESFERFKDFDMRGQSLESLQLQLNKDINAQLTEDIFNRAFAQW, encoded by the coding sequence ATGAAAAGAATCTGTTTATTGCTTTTGCTGCCACTGGCAACCTTAGTGAATTCGTGTTCAGTAAAATTAAACGGAGCCTCTATTCCCGCAGAAATGAAAACGGTAGCGGTGTCGTATTTTGAAAATAATGCACCATTGGTGATCCCGACATTAAGTGCAGATTTTACGGAGGCCTTAAAACTGCGTATCCGGAATCAAACCCGCCTGGTGGTTACCCAGAGTAATGCTGATGCAGTTTTTGAAGGCAGGATTACGGGTTATGACATCCGCCCTATCGCCCTTCAGAATAACAATGCGCCAAGTGCGGGCGGAAACAGGCTGACGATTAAAGTAAGTGTAAAATACACCAACAACCTGAATCCTAAACAAAGTTTTGAAGAATCATTTGAGCGGTTTAAAGACTTTGACATGAGAGGTCAGAGCCTGGAATCTCTTCAGCTCCAGTTAAATAAAGATATCAACGCACAGCTTACTGAAGATATATTCAACAGGGCTTTTGCGCAATGGTAA
- the groL gene encoding chaperonin GroEL (60 kDa chaperone family; promotes refolding of misfolded polypeptides especially under stressful conditions; forms two stacked rings of heptamers to form a barrel-shaped 14mer; ends can be capped by GroES; misfolded proteins enter the barrel where they are refolded when GroES binds) has protein sequence MAKQVKYNVEARDALKRGVDTLANAVKVTLGPKGRNVIIDKKFGSPAITKDGVTVAKEIELKDPIENMGAQMVKEVASKTADIAGDGTTTATVLAQAIVTAGIKNVAAGANPMDLKRGIDKAVTAIVANLKAQSQTVGEDNNKIKQVASISANNDEVIGALIAEAMGKVGKDGVITVEEAKGTETEVKTVEGMQFDRGYLSPYFVTNADKMEAELENAYILIYDKKISNMKELLPILEKQVQTGKPLLIIAEDLDGEALATLVVNKIRGSLKVVAVKAPGFGDRRKAMLEDLAILTGGTVISEERGYKLENADLTYLGTAEKIVVDKDNTTIINGAGSSEDIKARVNQIKAQIETTTSDYDKEKLQERLAKLAGGVAVLYVGAASEVEMKEKKDRVDDALHATRAAVEEGIVAGGGVAFIRAIEALEGMKGSNEDETTGIAIVKRAIEEPLRQICQNAGIEGSIVVQKVKEGKGDFGYNARTDVYENLISAGVIDPTKVGRVALENAASIAAMLLTTECVLADDPDDNAAGSAMPPMGGGGMGGMM, from the coding sequence ATGGCAAAGCAAGTAAAATATAACGTAGAAGCCCGTGACGCCCTGAAAAGAGGTGTTGATACTTTGGCTAATGCAGTAAAAGTAACTTTAGGTCCAAAAGGACGTAACGTAATTATTGATAAAAAATTCGGTTCACCAGCAATTACGAAAGATGGTGTTACTGTTGCGAAAGAAATTGAATTGAAAGACCCAATCGAAAACATGGGTGCTCAAATGGTTAAAGAGGTTGCTTCTAAAACTGCTGATATTGCAGGTGACGGAACAACTACTGCAACTGTATTGGCTCAGGCGATCGTTACAGCGGGTATTAAAAACGTTGCTGCTGGTGCAAATCCAATGGATTTGAAACGCGGTATCGATAAAGCGGTTACAGCTATTGTAGCAAACTTAAAAGCTCAGTCTCAAACTGTTGGTGAAGACAATAACAAAATCAAACAGGTTGCGTCTATCTCTGCAAACAATGACGAAGTTATTGGTGCTTTGATCGCTGAGGCAATGGGTAAAGTAGGTAAAGATGGTGTAATTACTGTTGAAGAAGCAAAAGGTACTGAAACTGAAGTAAAAACAGTAGAAGGTATGCAATTTGACCGTGGTTACTTATCTCCATACTTTGTAACTAATGCTGATAAAATGGAAGCGGAATTAGAAAACGCTTACATTTTGATCTATGACAAAAAGATCAGCAACATGAAAGAATTGTTGCCGATTTTAGAGAAACAAGTTCAAACTGGCAAACCATTATTGATCATCGCTGAAGATTTAGATGGTGAAGCTTTAGCTACTTTAGTAGTGAATAAAATCCGTGGTTCTCTGAAAGTTGTTGCTGTTAAAGCTCCAGGTTTTGGTGACCGTAGAAAAGCAATGTTAGAAGATCTTGCTATCTTAACAGGTGGTACTGTAATTTCTGAAGAAAGAGGTTACAAATTAGAGAATGCTGACCTTACTTATTTAGGTACTGCTGAGAAAATCGTTGTTGATAAAGACAATACAACAATCATTAACGGTGCTGGTTCATCTGAGGATATCAAAGCCCGCGTTAACCAGATCAAAGCTCAAATCGAAACTACAACTTCTGATTACGATAAAGAAAAATTACAAGAGCGTTTGGCTAAATTAGCTGGCGGTGTTGCAGTTCTTTACGTAGGTGCAGCTTCTGAAGTAGAGATGAAAGAGAAAAAAGACCGTGTTGATGATGCTTTACATGCAACCCGTGCGGCTGTTGAAGAAGGTATCGTTGCTGGTGGTGGTGTTGCTTTCATCCGTGCTATCGAAGCTTTAGAAGGAATGAAAGGATCTAACGAAGACGAAACTACCGGTATTGCAATCGTTAAACGTGCTATCGAAGAGCCATTACGTCAAATCTGCCAGAATGCAGGTATTGAAGGTTCTATCGTAGTTCAAAAAGTTAAAGAAGGTAAAGGTGATTTCGGTTACAATGCCCGTACTGATGTTTATGAAAACTTAATCAGTGCAGGTGTTATCGATCCAACTAAAGTTGGTCGTGTAGCTTTAGAAAACGCAGCTTCTATCGCAGCGATGTTATTAACAACTGAGTGCGTATTAGCTGATGATCCTGATGATAATGCAGCAGGTTCTGCTATGCCTCCTATGGGTGGCGGTGGAATGGGCGGAATGATGTAA
- the secG gene encoding preprotein translocase subunit SecG: MLFLIILLIIICVALGLFVLIQNPKGGGLATGGSGSNMFGVQRTGDVLEKGTWVLLTLVVVISLAITAIGKTGSTGATGGGDSKIQQQLDKTPTPSPIGGGIKPATTPAPATTPEAPKK, from the coding sequence ATGCTTTTTTTAATTATTTTATTGATCATTATTTGTGTTGCATTAGGCCTGTTTGTTTTAATACAAAATCCTAAAGGCGGTGGTCTGGCAACAGGCGGGTCGGGAAGCAATATGTTCGGTGTACAACGTACAGGTGATGTACTTGAAAAAGGCACCTGGGTTCTTTTAACTTTAGTCGTTGTGATTTCACTGGCAATTACTGCTATTGGAAAAACAGGATCAACCGGAGCTACTGGCGGCGGAGATTCTAAAATTCAGCAACAATTGGATAAAACACCTACGCCTTCTCCAATTGGCGGTGGTATTAAACCAGCTACAACTCCTGCTCCAGCGACTACGCCGGAAGCACCAAAAAAATAA